The proteins below are encoded in one region of Methylobacillus flagellatus KT:
- the acnB gene encoding bifunctional aconitate hydratase 2/2-methylisocitrate dehydratase codes for MLIAYRKHVEERASAGLPPLPLDAEQTAALVELLKNPPAGEEPFLLNLLENRIPAGVDQAAYVKAAFLADIAKGEAHSPLLTPEHAVKLLGTMLGGYNVQALVALLDSPLAEQVVKALSHTILMFDAFHDVAEKMKAGNTYAKALVESWAAGEWFTSRPKLPEELRLVVFKVDGETNTDDLSPAQEAWSRPDIPLHAKAMLINKMPGALQTLEQLKSQGLPLAYVGDVVGTGSSRKSAINSVQWHMGNDIPYIPNKRTGGIVLGGKIAPIFFNTAEDSGALPIQCDVSAMSTGDVIAVRPYDGKVLNAAGEEIARFELAPLTMPDEVRAGGRIPLIVGRGLTNNARQLLGLPPSDLFIQPIMPQDTGKGYTLAQKMVGRACGLPEGKGVRPGTYCEPKITTVGSQDTTGAMTRDELKELACLGFSADLVIQSFCHTAAYPKPVDIKLQHSLPEFISSRGGVSLRPGDGVIHSWLNRMILPDTVGTGGDSHTRFPIGISFPAGSGLVAFAAAMGAMPLDMPESVLVRFKGEMQPGITLRDLVNAIPYAAIQRGELTVGKQGKKNVFNGRILEIEGLPDLKVEQAFEFADASAERSANGCTVHLNKEPVIEFLKSNIVLMQNMIDNGYQDARTLQRRIEAMEAWLADPQLLEADKDAEYAYVLEIDLNDIKEPLVACPNDPDDIKPLSAVVGDKIDEVFIGSCMTNIGHYRAAAKVLEGAGNIPTRLWIAPPTRMDESQLRDEGVYSVFGVAGARTEVPGCSLCMGNQARVADKATVFSTSTRNFDNRMGKDARVYLGSAELAAVCARLGRIPTQAEYLEIIGDKLTKHADNIYKYLNFDQMPEYTKKVIPISEVAS; via the coding sequence ATGCTAATTGCCTATCGTAAACATGTAGAAGAACGCGCCTCCGCTGGCCTTCCCCCTTTGCCACTGGATGCAGAGCAAACCGCTGCCCTGGTTGAGCTGTTGAAGAACCCTCCCGCTGGTGAAGAGCCATTTCTTCTCAACCTGTTGGAAAACCGTATCCCGGCCGGCGTGGACCAGGCCGCCTATGTCAAGGCAGCCTTCCTGGCAGATATCGCCAAAGGCGAAGCGCATTCCCCTCTGCTCACTCCCGAGCATGCCGTCAAACTATTGGGCACCATGCTGGGCGGCTACAATGTGCAAGCCCTGGTGGCCTTGCTGGACAGCCCATTGGCTGAGCAAGTCGTCAAGGCGCTGTCGCACACTATCCTCATGTTCGATGCCTTCCATGACGTAGCCGAAAAAATGAAGGCAGGCAACACCTATGCCAAGGCATTGGTCGAATCATGGGCTGCCGGGGAATGGTTCACCAGCCGTCCCAAGTTGCCAGAAGAGTTGAGGCTGGTGGTATTCAAGGTCGATGGTGAAACCAATACCGATGACCTGTCTCCTGCGCAGGAAGCCTGGTCGCGTCCTGATATCCCGCTGCATGCCAAGGCCATGCTCATCAACAAAATGCCAGGGGCGTTGCAAACCCTGGAGCAATTGAAATCTCAGGGTTTGCCGTTGGCCTATGTCGGCGATGTCGTGGGCACTGGCTCTTCGCGCAAGTCTGCGATCAACTCGGTGCAGTGGCACATGGGCAACGACATTCCCTACATTCCAAACAAGCGCACGGGCGGGATAGTGCTGGGCGGCAAGATTGCGCCTATCTTCTTCAATACGGCGGAAGACTCCGGCGCCTTGCCCATCCAATGCGATGTGAGCGCCATGTCCACAGGCGATGTGATCGCAGTGCGGCCCTACGATGGCAAGGTGCTGAATGCTGCAGGCGAGGAAATCGCCCGATTCGAGCTGGCGCCTTTGACCATGCCGGACGAGGTGCGCGCCGGCGGACGCATCCCGCTGATTGTGGGCCGCGGCCTCACCAACAATGCCCGCCAGCTTCTCGGCCTGCCGCCTTCTGATTTGTTTATCCAGCCCATCATGCCGCAAGATACCGGCAAGGGTTACACCCTGGCACAGAAGATGGTGGGGCGCGCCTGCGGGCTGCCCGAAGGAAAGGGCGTGCGTCCGGGCACTTACTGTGAGCCCAAGATCACCACTGTCGGCTCACAGGATACGACGGGGGCGATGACGCGTGACGAACTCAAGGAGCTGGCCTGCCTAGGCTTCTCTGCCGACCTCGTCATACAGAGCTTCTGCCATACTGCCGCCTACCCCAAACCCGTGGACATCAAGTTGCAGCACAGCCTGCCGGAATTCATCTCCAGCCGCGGCGGCGTCAGCCTGCGGCCCGGTGACGGCGTGATCCACTCCTGGCTCAACCGCATGATCCTGCCCGATACCGTCGGCACCGGCGGCGATTCGCACACCCGCTTCCCGATCGGCATTTCCTTCCCCGCGGGTTCCGGCCTGGTGGCGTTTGCCGCCGCCATGGGCGCTATGCCGCTGGACATGCCGGAATCTGTGCTGGTGCGTTTCAAGGGAGAGATGCAGCCTGGCATCACCTTGCGCGACCTGGTAAATGCGATTCCCTACGCCGCGATCCAGCGGGGCGAGCTGACCGTAGGCAAGCAGGGTAAGAAGAATGTCTTCAACGGGCGCATTCTCGAAATCGAGGGACTGCCGGACCTCAAGGTCGAGCAGGCGTTCGAGTTTGCCGATGCCTCCGCCGAGCGTTCCGCCAATGGCTGTACCGTGCACCTGAACAAGGAGCCGGTGATCGAGTTCCTCAAGTCCAATATCGTGCTGATGCAGAACATGATAGACAACGGCTACCAGGATGCGCGCACCCTGCAGCGCCGCATCGAGGCAATGGAGGCCTGGCTGGCCGACCCACAGTTGCTCGAGGCCGACAAGGATGCGGAGTATGCTTATGTACTCGAGATCGACCTCAACGACATCAAAGAGCCCCTGGTGGCCTGCCCGAACGACCCGGACGACATCAAGCCGCTATCTGCCGTGGTGGGAGACAAGATCGACGAAGTTTTCATCGGCAGCTGCATGACCAACATTGGCCACTATCGTGCTGCCGCCAAGGTACTCGAGGGGGCTGGCAACATTCCGACCCGGTTATGGATCGCGCCGCCTACCCGCATGGACGAAAGCCAGTTGCGCGATGAAGGTGTCTATTCGGTGTTCGGCGTGGCGGGGGCGCGTACCGAAGTGCCAGGTTGCTCGTTGTGCATGGGGAACCAGGCCCGCGTGGCGGACAAGGCGACAGTGTTCTCGACCTCTACCCGTAACTTCGACAACCGTATGGGCAAGGATGCGCGCGTCTATCTCGGTTCTGCTGAACTGGCGGCCGTATGCGCACGCTTAGGACGCATTCCGACACAAGCCGAGTATCTTGAGATCATAGGCGACAAGCTCACTAAGCATGCCGACAATATCTACAAGTACCTCAATTTCGACCAGATGCCGGAATATACGAAGAAAGTGATTCCGATTTCCGAAGTGGCAAGCTAG
- a CDS encoding bifunctional protein tyrosine phosphatase family protein/NAD(P)/FAD-dependent oxidoreductase: MKIEKIEAGFSVSGQIFPQDIPRLAAAGFRTILCHRPDGEGTDQPTFNELEALARQAGIEMAYLPVESGKVSDDDVRAFASTYAGMSKPVMAYCRSGMRAVTLWALSQAPVQGLPAVLSAAKSAGYDLSGITYRLAGGNEVPAHVSHHQVLIVGAGAAGIAVASSLLSRHPGIDIAIIDPAEIHYYQPGWTMVGGGIFRPETTVRTMASVIPAQAKWIKAAVAAFEPEHSRVLFEGCKLIAYDVLVVCPGIKLNWHGVEGLVDTLGENGVTSNYRYDLAPYTWQLVSQMRRGKAVFTQPPMPIKCAGAPQKAMYLSADHWRRAGCLHDISIEFYNSGPVLFGVKEYVPALMEYVKHYGAQLHFGHRLTKVDGKAKRAWFAVTDSEGGQGSLEVEFDMLHVVPPQQAPDFVRASPLVDASGWLDVDQYTLRHRQFANVFGLGDVTNAPNAKTAAAARKQAPVVAENVLAVLSGHEMQAVYDGYGSCPLTVERGKIVLAEFGYGGKLLPSFPRWFINGQRPSRLAWWLKERILPPVYWKAMLKGREWLASPARQDR; the protein is encoded by the coding sequence ATGAAAATAGAAAAAATTGAAGCAGGATTCAGCGTCAGCGGGCAGATTTTCCCTCAGGATATCCCCAGGCTGGCCGCCGCCGGATTCAGGACGATATTGTGTCACCGTCCTGATGGCGAGGGGACGGACCAGCCTACATTCAACGAATTGGAGGCGCTCGCAAGGCAGGCCGGTATCGAGATGGCTTACCTGCCCGTGGAAAGCGGCAAGGTCTCGGATGATGATGTGCGGGCTTTTGCCAGCACCTATGCCGGAATGTCCAAACCCGTAATGGCGTATTGTCGTTCAGGCATGCGCGCAGTCACATTATGGGCATTGAGCCAGGCGCCAGTCCAGGGCTTGCCTGCAGTGCTTTCCGCAGCCAAGTCTGCCGGTTATGATTTGAGTGGCATTACCTACCGCCTAGCTGGCGGCAATGAAGTACCGGCCCATGTCAGCCATCACCAAGTATTGATTGTCGGGGCTGGCGCGGCGGGCATTGCTGTCGCCTCCAGCCTGCTGTCGCGTCATCCCGGGATTGATATTGCCATCATAGATCCGGCGGAAATCCATTATTACCAGCCAGGCTGGACCATGGTGGGTGGTGGCATATTTCGTCCAGAAACCACTGTGCGCACGATGGCTTCAGTCATCCCCGCTCAGGCCAAGTGGATCAAGGCGGCGGTGGCAGCTTTTGAGCCAGAGCATAGTCGTGTCCTTTTTGAAGGCTGCAAGCTTATTGCTTATGACGTGCTGGTGGTATGTCCCGGTATCAAGCTGAACTGGCATGGAGTGGAGGGGTTGGTGGATACGCTTGGCGAGAATGGGGTGACATCGAACTACCGCTATGACCTTGCACCCTATACTTGGCAGCTCGTGAGCCAGATGAGGCGCGGCAAAGCTGTGTTTACTCAGCCGCCTATGCCGATCAAGTGTGCTGGCGCACCGCAAAAGGCAATGTACCTATCTGCCGACCATTGGCGGCGTGCGGGCTGTCTGCACGATATCAGCATTGAGTTCTATAACAGCGGCCCCGTGCTGTTTGGGGTAAAGGAATATGTTCCGGCTCTGATGGAGTATGTCAAACACTATGGTGCACAGCTTCATTTTGGTCACCGGTTGACCAAGGTTGACGGCAAGGCCAAGCGGGCCTGGTTCGCGGTGACGGACTCCGAGGGGGGGCAGGGCAGCCTGGAGGTGGAGTTCGACATGCTTCACGTGGTGCCGCCTCAACAAGCACCGGATTTTGTGCGTGCGAGTCCTCTGGTGGACGCGTCCGGATGGCTGGATGTCGACCAGTACACCTTGCGCCACAGGCAGTTCGCCAATGTATTCGGCCTCGGTGATGTCACCAACGCTCCGAATGCCAAGACAGCCGCCGCTGCGCGCAAGCAGGCGCCGGTTGTGGCGGAAAATGTGCTGGCAGTGCTGTCTGGTCATGAAATGCAGGCAGTTTACGATGGCTATGGTTCATGCCCGCTGACGGTGGAGCGCGGCAAGATCGTGCTGGCAGAGTTTGGCTATGGCGGCAAACTGCTGCCGAGTTTTCCGCGCTGGTTCATTAACGGGCAGCGCCCGTCGCGGCTGGCATGGTGGCTCAAGGAAAGGATATTGCCACCCGTGTACTGGAAGGCCATGCTCAAGGGGCGCGAGTGGCTGGCTAGCCCGGCAAGGCAGGATCGCTGA
- a CDS encoding DUF3016 domain-containing protein, with protein sequence MLDSRMGGVCSSRRRSVTAAGCRRVRLAREVYRCSSTDHGPPNQNYLEQLRRHVMKKAAVYLALGEQLSIKIKDIDMAGEFEPWNTPGNDIRMIRHIYPPRVELHYQLKDAEGNVLKEGQVRLTEPNYQMRSVQNSQDTMRYEKALLDDWLASTFSGRATRKGLNPES encoded by the coding sequence ATGCTGGATAGTAGGATGGGTGGTGTTTGCAGTTCACGCCGGAGAAGCGTCACGGCCGCCGGTTGTCGTCGAGTACGTCTCGCCAGAGAAGTTTACAGATGTTCCAGCACCGACCATGGGCCGCCCAATCAGAATTATCTCGAGCAGCTCCGCAGACACGTGATGAAAAAAGCGGCTGTTTATCTTGCACTAGGCGAGCAATTGAGCATTAAGATCAAGGACATCGACATGGCGGGGGAGTTTGAGCCCTGGAATACCCCAGGTAACGATATTCGCATGATCCGGCATATCTATCCACCACGCGTCGAATTGCATTATCAGCTCAAGGATGCTGAAGGCAATGTGCTCAAGGAGGGGCAGGTGCGGTTGACTGAGCCGAATTACCAAATGCGCTCCGTACAGAACAGCCAGGATACCATGCGCTATGAGAAGGCGTTGCTGGACGATTGGCTGGCAAGTACCTTCTCTGGCCGTGCGACCAGGAAAGGGCTCAATCCAGAGTCTTGA
- a CDS encoding DUF6691 family protein, with protein sequence MHLITALLAGLVFGIGLITSGMTNPQKVLAFLDVTGAWDPSLAFVMLGAIPVMALAYRLMRLRQQTCLQQDVLIPAKRKIDASLVAGAAIFGVGWGLAGYCPGPALASLMSGLDGPVIFSLAMMAGMLLHHLFDRKWGGPC encoded by the coding sequence ATGCATCTGATAACAGCATTGCTGGCTGGGCTGGTGTTCGGCATCGGCTTGATCACCTCCGGCATGACCAACCCTCAAAAAGTGCTTGCCTTTCTCGATGTCACGGGGGCGTGGGATCCTTCTCTGGCATTCGTCATGCTGGGCGCCATTCCGGTGATGGCACTGGCATATCGACTTATGCGGTTACGGCAGCAGACCTGTTTGCAACAGGATGTGCTTATCCCAGCCAAGCGGAAAATCGATGCCAGCCTGGTGGCTGGGGCGGCTATATTCGGTGTGGGGTGGGGCTTGGCAGGCTATTGTCCCGGACCTGCATTGGCCAGCCTGATGAGTGGGCTGGATGGTCCTGTGATTTTTTCTCTGGCCATGATGGCGGGCATGCTGCTGCACCACCTGTTTGATAGGAAATGGGGAGGGCCGTGCTGA
- a CDS encoding TIGR00645 family protein: MQPQPKPKMSPLSAILFGSRWLQLPLYLGLIAAQVIYVIHFMKELAHLIERLPQLQEADIMLMVLGLIDVVMISNLLIMVIIGGYETFVSRLNIKGHPDEPDWLSHVNANLLKVKLAMSIIGISSIHLLKTFINVENLDEKTLIWQTIIHMAFIASAVSIAWIDRIMSHSGAPKAH, encoded by the coding sequence ATGCAACCCCAGCCCAAACCCAAAATGAGTCCGTTGAGCGCTATTCTGTTCGGCAGCCGCTGGCTGCAATTGCCGCTCTATCTGGGCCTGATCGCGGCACAGGTGATCTACGTCATCCATTTCATGAAAGAGCTGGCACACCTGATCGAACGCCTGCCGCAACTGCAAGAAGCCGACATCATGCTCATGGTGTTGGGCCTGATCGATGTGGTGATGATTTCCAATCTGTTGATCATGGTCATCATTGGCGGTTACGAAACCTTCGTCTCACGCCTCAACATCAAGGGCCATCCTGACGAGCCGGACTGGTTGTCACATGTCAATGCCAACCTGCTCAAGGTAAAACTGGCGATGTCCATCATTGGCATTTCCTCCATCCACCTGCTCAAGACTTTCATTAATGTCGAAAACCTGGACGAAAAAACCCTGATTTGGCAAACCATTATCCACATGGCTTTCATTGCCTCAGCCGTCTCCATCGCCTGGATAGACCGCATCATGTCGCACTCGGGTGCCCCAAAAGCTCACTGA
- a CDS encoding YeeE/YedE family protein: protein MVTWAHITPLESLAGGVLIGLAAALLLIMNGRIAGISGILGGLLNASWSANAWRLCFLAGLVGSPWLYSLWSAMPEATAPRDIHVLVLAGILVGFGTRLGSGCTSGHGVCGMARLSPRSMIATLVFMAAAMLTVSIYPPW from the coding sequence ATGGTTACCTGGGCGCATATTACCCCTTTGGAATCGCTGGCGGGCGGTGTATTGATCGGACTGGCGGCAGCGCTGCTATTGATCATGAACGGGCGTATCGCCGGTATCAGCGGCATTCTCGGCGGACTGCTCAACGCATCATGGTCAGCCAATGCCTGGCGGCTTTGCTTTCTTGCTGGCTTGGTGGGGTCTCCCTGGCTGTATTCTCTATGGTCGGCCATGCCTGAGGCCACTGCTCCCCGGGATATCCATGTACTGGTTCTGGCTGGCATACTGGTCGGGTTTGGTACCCGGCTTGGTTCCGGCTGCACCAGTGGTCACGGTGTATGTGGCATGGCAAGACTGTCACCACGCTCTATGATTGCCACCTTGGTTTTCATGGCAGCTGCGATGCTGACTGTGTCAATTTATCCCCCTTGGTGA
- a CDS encoding sulfite exporter TauE/SafE family protein, producing MLTLCLLGAAVGLLMGATGAGGGILAVPLLVFFTDISLTAAAPVALTAITVAAGVGAVAGWKKGVVRYRSACVMAGLGILMAPLGLWLAHHLDNRTLTFAFACVLAFVAAENLVQKKQRNRPGDPACMIDPATGRFRWTSRCSFWLMSAGSLAGFLSGLVGVGGGFVIVPALNRLSNLDMHSVIPTSLAVIALVSLSSLGSALLWGSFDAWLALPFVAGSVLGMAAGRRLAGYLAPASLKRSFAFVAAAVAMAMMMRAIS from the coding sequence GTGCTGACCCTTTGTCTGTTGGGCGCAGCCGTCGGACTGCTTATGGGAGCAACCGGTGCTGGCGGTGGTATTCTTGCCGTGCCATTGCTGGTGTTTTTTACGGACATTTCCTTGACGGCTGCTGCGCCCGTGGCGCTCACCGCCATCACGGTAGCTGCTGGGGTGGGAGCGGTTGCTGGCTGGAAAAAAGGCGTAGTACGCTATCGCTCTGCATGCGTGATGGCGGGGCTAGGTATCCTGATGGCCCCCTTGGGGTTGTGGCTGGCGCATCACCTTGACAATCGTACACTGACCTTCGCGTTTGCATGCGTCTTGGCGTTCGTGGCAGCGGAAAACCTGGTGCAGAAAAAACAACGCAACCGTCCCGGCGATCCGGCGTGCATGATTGATCCAGCCACTGGCCGCTTTCGCTGGACCAGTCGATGCTCGTTCTGGCTGATGAGCGCAGGAAGCCTTGCTGGTTTCCTGTCGGGCCTGGTTGGAGTGGGGGGAGGTTTTGTGATTGTGCCGGCACTGAATAGGCTGTCCAATCTGGACATGCACTCCGTCATTCCCACCTCGTTGGCGGTGATCGCTCTGGTTTCGCTCTCTAGCCTGGGCAGCGCATTGTTGTGGGGAAGCTTCGATGCCTGGCTTGCCCTGCCTTTCGTCGCTGGATCCGTGTTAGGGATGGCGGCTGGGCGGAGGCTGGCTGGTTATCTTGCTCCCGCATCGTTGAAAAGAAGCTTTGCCTTTGTCGCTGCTGCCGTGGCGATGGCGATGATGATGAGGGCAATCTCCTGA
- a CDS encoding sigma-54 interaction domain-containing protein — MPLSLAQQIAKLMPDAAVIMVNRDCTIHYWSPGAERLLGFPAVDAISQAGLAGSHCESCQAAYEVTPHDRLVGHILTLQTAGGQSRVVKKYTMPLFDDHGEFNGSIAVLIAYPTLPGPGDSQPVPGKPYHGMISHNPVMQHVFTMIGRVAKTDLPVLVRGESGTGKELVARAIHEESTRKGQPFIAINCAALNPNILESELFGHVKGAFTGAIRQHVGVFEQARGGTLFLDEIAEIPLDLQAKLLRVLETGEFTPLGSERRYIADVRIITATHRALREEAKSGRFRHDLLYRLRVIPIFLPPLRERRHDIPLLAKHLLHEQAGDVLVPQLTQAAVEHLMQYDWPGNVRELRNALSYAWVMSDGAVIDMQHLPAEILGLKNTGRAASKNTATRRQLDRHEIQAAIERHHGNLSQAAHSLGISRTTLWRKLKTLD, encoded by the coding sequence ATGCCTTTATCCCTAGCACAGCAGATTGCCAAACTCATGCCGGATGCCGCCGTGATCATGGTCAACCGGGATTGCACCATTCATTACTGGAGCCCGGGCGCCGAGAGGCTGCTGGGCTTCCCTGCGGTTGACGCCATAAGCCAGGCAGGGCTGGCTGGAAGTCACTGTGAAAGCTGCCAAGCTGCCTATGAAGTCACACCGCACGACAGGCTGGTCGGCCACATCCTGACGTTACAAACTGCAGGTGGCCAATCCCGTGTTGTGAAGAAATACACTATGCCCCTGTTCGACGACCATGGGGAGTTCAATGGTAGCATTGCCGTACTAATCGCCTACCCTACATTGCCGGGTCCCGGTGACTCCCAGCCAGTGCCCGGCAAACCCTACCATGGCATGATCAGCCATAATCCGGTCATGCAACATGTATTCACCATGATCGGCCGAGTAGCCAAAACCGATCTGCCTGTACTCGTCCGTGGCGAATCCGGAACCGGCAAGGAGCTGGTGGCACGCGCCATTCACGAGGAGAGTACGCGCAAGGGACAGCCCTTCATTGCCATCAACTGTGCCGCCCTAAACCCCAATATTCTGGAGAGCGAGCTCTTCGGTCATGTGAAAGGAGCATTCACCGGCGCCATACGCCAGCACGTGGGTGTTTTCGAGCAAGCGCGGGGCGGCACACTGTTCCTGGATGAAATTGCCGAGATTCCGCTGGACCTGCAGGCGAAGCTGCTGCGCGTGCTGGAAACCGGTGAATTCACTCCGCTGGGCAGCGAACGCAGATATATCGCAGATGTACGCATCATTACCGCCACCCACCGGGCACTGCGCGAAGAGGCGAAATCAGGTCGTTTCAGGCATGATCTGCTTTACCGGCTGCGCGTCATTCCGATCTTCCTGCCGCCGCTGCGCGAAAGGCGGCACGACATTCCACTGCTGGCGAAACATCTATTGCACGAGCAAGCAGGCGACGTACTAGTGCCGCAGCTTACTCAAGCCGCTGTTGAGCACCTGATGCAATATGACTGGCCAGGGAATGTGCGGGAGCTGCGCAATGCACTGAGTTATGCCTGGGTGATGTCTGACGGCGCCGTGATAGACATGCAGCATCTTCCAGCGGAAATACTGGGCCTGAAAAACACAGGCAGGGCAGCCTCCAAAAATACGGCGACACGCAGACAATTAGACCGTCATGAAATCCAGGCGGCCATCGAGCGTCACCACGGAAATCTATCGCAAGCCGCCCACTCCTTGGGCATCAGCCGGACAACATTATGGCGGAAACTCAAGACTCTGGATTGA
- a CDS encoding MBL fold metallo-hydrolase produces the protein MFKQFFEPESSTYTYLLGCDKTRLAVLIDPVASEVDTYIAELESTGCKLVYTMETHVHADHVTGADLLRQRLGSKSVVHRDAGAMCADLLVTDGVHLIVGTLDIEVRHTPGHTNGCVSYVCGDKVFTGDALLIDGCGRTDFQMGNAGQLYDSIHQKIFTLPDDTKVYPGHDYHGRLHSTVGQERLHNQRLGRGRSREDFIALMSELKLSYPGKIDIALPANQACGRLS, from the coding sequence ATGTTCAAGCAATTTTTCGAGCCCGAGAGCTCAACGTATACGTACTTGCTGGGGTGCGACAAGACCAGACTGGCTGTGCTGATTGATCCCGTGGCCTCTGAAGTGGATACTTATATTGCCGAGCTGGAGTCAACTGGTTGCAAGCTGGTGTATACCATGGAAACACATGTGCACGCCGACCATGTGACCGGTGCCGATCTACTGAGGCAAAGACTGGGCAGCAAGAGCGTAGTGCACCGCGATGCAGGCGCCATGTGTGCGGATTTGCTGGTCACGGATGGCGTGCACTTGATCGTGGGAACCCTGGATATCGAAGTGCGGCATACTCCAGGGCATACCAACGGTTGCGTCAGCTATGTCTGTGGGGACAAGGTGTTCACTGGAGATGCGCTGCTGATTGATGGCTGCGGCCGCACGGATTTTCAGATGGGCAACGCTGGGCAGCTATATGACAGTATTCACCAGAAGATTTTTACCCTGCCGGATGATACCAAAGTGTATCCCGGGCATGACTATCACGGTAGGTTGCATTCGACAGTGGGGCAGGAGCGTCTGCACAATCAACGCCTAGGCAGAGGCCGCAGTCGAGAGGACTTCATTGCATTAATGTCCGAGCTCAAGCTGTCCTATCCCGGAAAGATTGATATCGCTTTACCTGCCAACCAGGCGTGCGGCAGACTATCCTGA
- the purB gene encoding adenylosuccinate lyase, which yields MELTPLNALSPLDGRYQSKLDPLRPYFSEYALIRFRALIEVEWLKALSAEAELKEVAPFSTETIHELDKVIAAFGEVEAAQVKAIESRTNHDVKALEYWLKEHFDGNHEIRAVSEFIHFACTSEDINNLSHGLMLKHARDEVIIPMVDKLIARLTELAHELAEIPMLSRTHGQTASPTTLGKELANVVYRLRRQREQLADNEILGKINGAVGNFNAHLSAYPDFDWESFARKFVESLGLTYNPYTIQIEPHDYMAELYDTVARINTILIDIDRDIWGYISQGYFKQKVKEGEVGSSTMPHKVNPIDFENSEGNLGLANALLRHLAEKLPISRWQRDLTDSTVLRNMGVALGYALLGYDSCLKGLGKLEVNRQRLEEDLDSNWEVLAEPIQTVMRRYGVPNPYEQLKALTRGKGGINKESLHAFIHDLKIPAEAKQALLELTPANYTGKAAALAKAI from the coding sequence ATGGAGCTCACACCTCTTAACGCACTTTCCCCCCTCGATGGCCGCTACCAATCCAAGCTCGATCCTTTGCGCCCCTATTTCAGCGAATATGCCCTGATCCGTTTCCGCGCGCTGATCGAGGTCGAGTGGCTCAAGGCACTTTCCGCCGAAGCGGAGCTCAAGGAGGTCGCCCCGTTCAGTACCGAGACCATACACGAGCTCGACAAGGTCATTGCGGCATTCGGTGAGGTGGAAGCCGCACAGGTCAAGGCAATAGAATCCCGTACCAATCACGACGTCAAAGCTTTGGAATACTGGCTCAAGGAACATTTCGACGGCAACCACGAAATCCGCGCCGTCAGCGAGTTCATCCACTTCGCCTGCACTTCGGAAGACATCAATAACTTGTCGCATGGCCTGATGCTGAAACATGCGCGTGACGAAGTGATTATCCCCATGGTAGACAAGCTCATTGCCCGCCTGACCGAGCTTGCCCACGAGTTGGCCGAGATACCGATGCTGTCTCGCACGCATGGGCAGACCGCCTCCCCTACCACGCTGGGCAAGGAACTCGCCAACGTGGTCTACCGGCTGCGTCGCCAACGCGAACAACTCGCAGATAACGAGATCCTAGGCAAGATCAATGGCGCGGTAGGCAATTTCAATGCCCACCTTTCCGCCTACCCCGATTTCGACTGGGAAAGTTTTGCCCGCAAATTCGTCGAGAGCTTGGGCCTGACCTACAATCCCTACACCATCCAGATCGAGCCACACGACTACATGGCTGAGCTATACGATACGGTGGCCCGCATCAATACCATCCTGATCGACATCGACCGCGACATCTGGGGCTATATCTCCCAGGGCTACTTCAAGCAGAAAGTAAAGGAAGGCGAAGTCGGCTCCTCCACCATGCCGCACAAGGTCAACCCGATCGACTTCGAGAACTCGGAAGGCAACCTGGGCCTGGCCAATGCCTTGCTGCGCCACTTGGCGGAAAAGCTGCCGATCTCCCGCTGGCAGCGCGACTTGACCGACTCCACCGTGCTGCGCAACATGGGGGTCGCGCTGGGCTACGCCCTGCTTGGCTATGACTCCTGCCTCAAGGGTCTGGGCAAGCTTGAGGTCAACCGCCAGCGCCTGGAAGAAGACCTCGACAGCAACTGGGAAGTGCTCGCGGAGCCCATCCAGACCGTCATGCGCCGCTACGGTGTACCGAACCCGTACGAGCAGCTCAAGGCGCTTACGCGCGGTAAGGGCGGCATCAACAAGGAATCTCTGCATGCCTTCATCCACGATCTCAAGATACCGGCGGAAGCCAAGCAGGCGCTGCTGGAGCTGACCCCTGCCAATTACACAGGAAAAGCCGCGGCACTTGCAAAAGCCATTTAG
- a CDS encoding YgaP family membrane protein yields MNINIGSVDRVLRILVGLALIGWSAFFQGPSWAYVGILPLLTGLVRWCPAYAVFGIATSKGK; encoded by the coding sequence ATGAATATCAATATAGGGAGCGTCGACCGGGTATTACGCATATTGGTTGGCTTGGCATTGATTGGTTGGTCGGCGTTTTTTCAAGGGCCGTCCTGGGCATATGTTGGCATCTTGCCTTTACTGACCGGGCTGGTACGGTGGTGTCCGGCATATGCTGTGTTTGGCATTGCAACCTCCAAAGGAAAGTGA